A single window of Nicotiana sylvestris chromosome 5, ASM39365v2, whole genome shotgun sequence DNA harbors:
- the LOC104212109 gene encoding protein BOLA2 isoform X2 — protein sequence MGVTKEQVESSLTAKLNPSHLEVIDTSGGCGAKFSIVIVTEQFEGKRLLERHRLVNGALAEEMKEIHALSITKAATPEQWKQQQESEKSQATA from the exons ATGGGGGTGACAAAGGAGCAGGTTGAATCTTCATTAACGGCAAAGCTAAACCCTTCTCATCTG gaAGTGATTGATACATCTGGGGG ATGTGGTGCAAAATTCTCGATTGTCATTGTGACTGAACAATTTGAAGGCAAAAGATTGCTGGAGAGGCACCGACTGGTTAATGGTGCACTAGCTGAGGAGATGAAGGAAATCCATGCTCTCTCTATTACAAAAGCTGCAACTCCAGAGCAGTGGAAACAACAGCAGGAATCTGAAAAATCTCAAGCAACTGCTTAA
- the LOC104212109 gene encoding protein BOLA2 isoform X1 has product MSGLRNKVKSPKHCFVSFFFFQEVIDTSGGCGAKFSIVIVTEQFEGKRLLERHRLVNGALAEEMKEIHALSITKAATPEQWKQQQESEKSQATA; this is encoded by the exons ATGTCAGGTTTAAGGAACAAAG TAAAATCACCTAAGCATTGttttgtttccttctttttttttcaggaAGTGATTGATACATCTGGGGG ATGTGGTGCAAAATTCTCGATTGTCATTGTGACTGAACAATTTGAAGGCAAAAGATTGCTGGAGAGGCACCGACTGGTTAATGGTGCACTAGCTGAGGAGATGAAGGAAATCCATGCTCTCTCTATTACAAAAGCTGCAACTCCAGAGCAGTGGAAACAACAGCAGGAATCTGAAAAATCTCAAGCAACTGCTTAA